One genomic window of Rhizomicrobium sp. includes the following:
- a CDS encoding GIY-YIG nuclease family protein: MPRDHRYFVYIMASGRNGTLYVGVTNDLIRRSYEHREGLVEGFTKKHGVKMLVWFEEFQDVRDAIGFEKRLKKWERKWKLRLIEEVNPSWADIACNL, from the coding sequence ATGCCACGTGACCATCGCTACTTCGTCTACATCATGGCGAGCGGCCGCAACGGGACGCTCTATGTCGGCGTCACGAACGATCTGATCCGGCGGTCATATGAGCACCGCGAAGGACTGGTCGAGGGGTTCACCAAGAAACACGGCGTGAAGATGCTTGTCTGGTTCGAGGAGTTCCAGGATGTTCGTGATGCGATTGGCTTTGAAAAGCGCCTCAAGAAGTGGGAGCGGAAGTGGAAGCTTCGGCTTATCGAAGAGGTCAATCCCTCATGGGCCGATATAGCGTGCAATCTTTGA
- a CDS encoding CHAD domain-containing protein: MEEPPRVAIVRSYRPSFGAPNARAVNARPVQLRKRMSAADAFRSTVLECLAQVGGNAPAIRARDPEGVHQLRVGLRRLQMALKSFGAETPELKALGKRGRAIADAFGPARELDVFADELLKPVQAKYADHESFAAFVLALRHARGEAWDDALAEILNPDFGAFLNDVAAAAEQIPRDGRRIGKVSRKALDEHWKIAKKRGGKVKKVYDHRTHKLRIALKKLRYAAEFFAPLYPRHKTARYIRVLKDLLDRMGEANDVHGLSDALGRIGNAAELRFAAGAVSGWHASREKRLTKKAMKDWKGFKKLKPFWD; encoded by the coding sequence ATGGAAGAGCCGCCGCGCGTCGCCATCGTCCGTTCCTACCGGCCCAGCTTCGGCGCTCCCAATGCGCGCGCGGTGAACGCGCGCCCGGTGCAGCTGCGCAAGCGCATGAGCGCGGCGGACGCCTTCCGCTCCACGGTGCTCGAATGCCTCGCTCAGGTCGGCGGCAACGCGCCGGCGATCCGCGCCCGCGATCCGGAAGGCGTGCACCAGTTGCGCGTCGGCCTGCGCCGGCTGCAGATGGCGCTGAAATCCTTCGGCGCGGAAACGCCGGAGCTCAAGGCGCTGGGCAAGCGCGGCCGCGCCATCGCCGATGCCTTCGGCCCGGCGCGCGAGCTCGATGTCTTCGCCGACGAGCTCCTGAAACCCGTTCAGGCCAAATATGCCGATCACGAATCCTTCGCCGCCTTCGTGCTGGCGCTGCGCCATGCGCGGGGCGAGGCGTGGGATGACGCGCTGGCCGAGATCCTCAATCCCGATTTCGGCGCCTTCCTGAACGATGTCGCCGCCGCCGCCGAGCAGATCCCGCGCGACGGCCGCCGCATCGGCAAGGTCAGCCGCAAGGCGCTCGACGAGCATTGGAAGATCGCGAAGAAGCGCGGCGGCAAGGTCAAGAAGGTCTATGACCATCGCACGCACAAGCTGCGCATCGCGCTCAAGAAGCTGCGCTACGCGGCGGAGTTCTTCGCGCCGCTTTATCCGCGCCACAAGACTGCGCGCTACATCCGTGTGCTGAAGGACCTGTTGGACCGCATGGGCGAGGCGAACGACGTGCACGGCCTGTCGGATGCGCTGGGCCGCATCGGCAACGCCGCCGAGCTGCGCTTCGCCGCCGGCGCGGTGTCCGGCTGGCACGCGTCCCGGGAGAAGCGCCTGACGAAAAAAGCGATGAAGGACTGGAAGGGCTTCAAGAAGCTCAAGCCGTTCTGGGATTGA
- a CDS encoding histidine phosphatase family protein, with translation MRIAFLRHGPTEWNAQGRIQGSIDMPLSAAGREKMAGLLPPEGFAQARAFTSPLGRARETAALLGFSDAVPDARLAEHHWGEWEGLTREEILARDGADAFARAGSAIDFTPKGGESTRALLARVADFIRDVARDERDAIAFAHRGVLRSAYTLATGWDMATAMPEKLDLSGALILAVGADGAPKIAEMNVALRER, from the coding sequence TTGCGCATCGCATTCCTGCGCCACGGGCCGACCGAGTGGAACGCGCAAGGCCGCATCCAGGGCAGCATCGACATGCCGCTGTCGGCGGCCGGGCGCGAGAAGATGGCGGGGCTCTTGCCGCCGGAGGGCTTCGCGCAGGCGCGCGCCTTCACCAGTCCGCTCGGGCGGGCGCGGGAGACGGCGGCGCTGCTCGGCTTTTCCGACGCGGTGCCGGACGCGCGGCTGGCGGAGCATCATTGGGGCGAATGGGAAGGGCTGACGCGGGAGGAGATATTGGCGCGCGACGGCGCCGATGCGTTCGCGCGGGCGGGAAGCGCGATCGACTTCACGCCGAAGGGCGGGGAGAGCACGCGGGCCCTGCTGGCGCGGGTGGCCGATTTCATCCGCGACGTGGCGCGGGACGAGCGCGACGCCATCGCGTTCGCGCATCGCGGCGTGCTGCGCAGCGCCTATACGCTAGCGACGGGATGGGACATGGCGACGGCGATGCCGGAGAAGCTGGATCTGTCGGGGGCGCTGATATTGGCGGTGGGCGCGGACGGCGCGCCGAAGATCGCGGAGATGAATGTGGCGTTGCGGGAGCGCTGA
- a CDS encoding PaaI family thioesterase encodes MRRVVDKSKPEDFPPNVQAIFKRSAPCSAWLNQELLEVDVEEGWVRIGYDLGEPHFNRFGALHGGAIACVMDDVLAVAAGFVAQWGEIAPTLEMKVSYLNQGAAGRHIAEAKVIKRGRTVSFLEANLARADGRIIATATATIMIAPLKRPEGAKKG; translated from the coding sequence ATGCGCCGCGTCGTCGACAAGTCGAAGCCCGAGGACTTTCCCCCCAACGTCCAGGCGATCTTCAAGCGGTCCGCGCCGTGCTCGGCCTGGCTGAACCAGGAGCTGCTGGAAGTCGACGTCGAGGAAGGCTGGGTCAGGATCGGCTACGATCTCGGCGAGCCTCATTTCAACCGCTTCGGCGCGCTGCATGGCGGGGCCATCGCCTGCGTGATGGACGATGTGCTGGCGGTCGCCGCCGGCTTCGTCGCGCAATGGGGCGAGATCGCGCCGACGCTGGAGATGAAGGTGAGCTATCTGAACCAGGGCGCCGCCGGCCGCCACATCGCCGAGGCCAAGGTGATCAAGCGCGGCCGCACGGTCAGCTTCCTCGAAGCGAACCTGGCCCGCGCCGACGGCAGGATCATCGCGACCGCGACCGCCACGATCATGATTGCGCCGCTGAAGCGGCCCGAGGGTGCGAAGAAGGGCTAG